A portion of the Juglans microcarpa x Juglans regia isolate MS1-56 chromosome 1D, Jm3101_v1.0, whole genome shotgun sequence genome contains these proteins:
- the LOC121266714 gene encoding xyloglucan endotransglucosylase/hydrolase 2-like, with protein sequence MAVSSIGFSGCVLVGLVVVVMSSLVVATSAGNFYQDFDLTWGDNRAKVFKGGQLLSLSLDRVSGSGFRSKNEYLFGRIDMQLKLVAGNSAGTVTAYYLSSQGPTHDEIDFEFLGNLSGDPYIVHTNVFTQGKGNREQQFHLWFDPTRNFHTYSIIWKPQHIIFLVDNTPLRVFKNAESIGVPFPKSQPMKIYSSLWNADDWATRGGLVKTDWTKAPFTAYYRNFKVTAFKSTSSQSDSAWQTNELDAPGRRRLRWVQKYFMIYNYCTDLKRFPQGFPPECSSRSRFL encoded by the exons atgGCTGTTTCTAGTATTGGGTTTTCTGGGTGTGTATTGGTTGGTCTGGTGGTGGTGGTCATGAGTTCTTTAGTAGTTGCCACCTCTGCTGGTAACTTCTACCAAGACTTTGATTTAACATGGGGAGATAACCGTGCCAAGGTATTCAAGGGAGGACAgcttctgtctctctctctagacAGGGTCTCTGGCTCTGGCTTCCGCTCTAAGAATGAATACCTCTTTGGGAGGATTGATATGCAGCTCAAACTTGTTGCCGGCAACTCTGCTGGCACTGTTACTGCATACTAT TTGTCTTCTCAGGGGCCAACTCATGATGAAATCGACTTTGAATTCTTGGGAAATCTTAGTGGTGATCCTTATATTGTGCACACCAATGTATTCACTCAAGGCAAGGGAAACAGGGAGCAGCAGTTCCATCTTTGGTTCGACCCCACCAGAAACTTTCACACTTACTCCATTATATGGAAACCCCAACATATAAT CTTCTTGGTCGATAACACTCCATTGAGAGTATTCAAGAATGCAGAATCGATTGGCGTTCCTTTCCCAAAGAGCCAACCCATGAAGATTTACTCTAGCCTTTGGAACGCAGACGACTGGGCCACGAGAGGGGGATTGGTGAAAACTGACTGGACGAAGGCTCCCTTCACAGCTTACTACCGGAACTTTAAGGTTACAGCATTCAAGAGTACAAGCTCTCAATCGGATTCTGCATGGCAGACGAACGAGCTTGATGCCCCAGGCCGAAGAAGACTGAGATGGGTGCAGAAATACTTCATGATTTACAACTACTGCACTGATTTAAAACGCTTCCCGCAGGGTTTTCCTCCTGAGTGCAGCTCGCGATCGAGGtttctgtaa